Proteins encoded within one genomic window of Setaria italica strain Yugu1 chromosome IV, Setaria_italica_v2.0, whole genome shotgun sequence:
- the LOC101774589 gene encoding gibberellin 2-beta-dioxygenase 8 translates to MSLARFGHHATSSTYHMAYDTRRKRRTNRRVTAHTVTNKRPHLTSATAPSLYKYTMLPSPSLQQPTPIEMAVESSETPCPPFPLIGDEDDVGGHENQAAAEVPQGEALELPTVDLEAPGPALDAACRGLGIFRLANHGVPADLTARLFALARDLLGRTPFPEKKAQPGYFWGTPEEPSRRVRPRDVNWIEGYHVHLAQPRPIAVGPPPPSDDDPALGDLVAEYADHMARVARRLFDAIAEALCLDADRTASYINEHGGYLRVHRYPRCPEPGHHGIQAHTDSTTLSIINQDAASGGSGGLQVHHDGAWRDLAAPGVPDDGALLVNLGDMAKAISADAYRSVPHRVVASMGDDERLSLCYFAFPRDDAVVSCDGSRYRPFTVPEFRAQVQADLKAIGSKVGLERFLRH, encoded by the coding sequence ATGTCGCTCGCCCGTTTTGGCCATCATGCAACTAGCTCGACCTATCACATGGCATACGACACGAGACGAAAGAGACGCACCAACAGACGTGTCACTGCTCACACTGTGACTAACAAGCGACCTCACCTCACCTCCGCCACAGCACCTTCCCTGTATAAGTACACCATGctgccctctccctctcttcagCAGCCTACACCGATCGAGATGGCGGTGGAATCATCGGAGACGCCGTGCCCGCCGTTCCCTCTCATCGGGGACGAGGACGACGTCGGAGGGCACGAGAaccaggccgccgccgaggtTCCGCAAGGCGAGGCGCTCGAGCTCCCGACGGTGGACCTGgaggcgccggggccggcgctGGACGCGGCGTGCCGGGGCCTCGGCATCTTCCGCCTCGCCAACCACGGCGTGCCCGCGGACCTCACCGCGCGCCTCTTCGCGCTGGCGCGCGACCTGCTCGGCCGCACGCCGTTCCCGGAGAAGAAGGCCCAGCCCGGCTACTTCTGGGGCACGCCGGAGGAGCCCTCACGGCGCGTCCGCCCCAGGGACGTCAACTGGATCGagggctaccacgtccaccttGCCCAGCCGCGGCCCATCGCCGTCggccccccgccgccctccgacGACGACCCGGCGCTCGGGGACCTCGTGGCCGAGTACGCCGACCACATGGCGCGCGTCGCGCGGAGGCTGTTCGACGCGATCGCCGAGGCGCTGTGCCTCGACGCGGACCGGACGGCGAGCTACATCAACGAGCACGGCGGGTACCTGCGGGTGCACCGGTACCCGCGGTGCCCGGAGCCAGGCCACCACGGGATCCAGGCCCACACCGACAGCACCACGCTCTCCATCATCAACCAGGACGCcgcctccggcggcagcggcggcctgcAGGTGCACCACGACGGCGCGTGGCGCGACCTCGCCGCGCCGGGGGTACCCGACGACGGCGCGCTGCTGGTCAACCTGGGCGACATGgccaaggccatcagcgccgaCGCGTACCGGAGCGTGCCGCACCGGGTGGTGGCGAGCATGGGAGACGACGAGAGGCTGTCGCTCTGCTACTTCGCGTTCCCGCGAGACGACGCCGTCGTCAGCTGCGACGGTAGCAGGTACCGTCCCTTCACCGTCCCTGAGTTCCGGGCGCAGGTGCAGGCCGACCTCAAGGCCATTGGGTCCAAGGTCGGCCTCGAACGCTTCCTTCGCCATTGA
- the LOC101783231 gene encoding gibberellin 2-beta-dioxygenase 8, protein MTNQSTRREASAPADGSDLPAPAPTSSLMLIASTSSSPHLNPCLPLLLCGSFLVSSPLATDRSWRVQLSFSLGSEKVVVRPTEGAIEMAAAMADPSCPPFPLLAEEGHHEQHEHQEVPHGGELEVPTVDLQAPGEALAAACRRLGVFRLANHGVPGDLSARLFALARDLLGRAPFLDKQAQPGYFWGTPALSSLRVRDVNWVEGFHVALAGQQQHRPVTAAAAPPPSDDLAAALRDLAREYGAHMARVARALFDALAAALGLGSEQSSAYLAERDGFLRVYRYPPCPEPGHLGMEAHTDSSVLSVINQDLVGGLQVLHDGAWRDVAPAGRGDAGTLLVNLGDMARAISGDAWRSVRHRVAASRAAERLSLCYFAFPRDDAVITCAGGSRYRPFTYAEFREQVQADIKATGSKVGLERFLRH, encoded by the coding sequence ATGACCAATCAGTCCACGAGAAGAGAAGCGAGTGCACCAGCTGACGGATCTGATCTACCTGCCCCTGCTCCAACAAGTAGCCTGATGCTGATTGCCTCCACCTCGTCCTCTCCTCATCTGAATCCTTGCCTGCCTCTGCTGCTCTGCGGCAGCTTCCTTGTCTCCTCTCCTCTCGCCACCGATCGATCCTGGAGAGTCCAGTTAAGCTTCAGCCTAGGATCGGAGAAGGTTGTAGTCAGACCGACGGAGGGCGCGATCGAgatggcggcggccatggcggatcCGTCGTGCCCGCCGTTCCCTCTCCTGGCGGAGGAGGGACATCACGAGCAACACGAGCATCAGGAGGTGCCGCACGGAGGAGAGCTGGAGGTCCCGACGGTGGACCTGCAGGCGCCGGgggaggcgctggcggcggcgtgccggcgcCTCGGCGTCTTCCGGCTCGCCAACCACGGCGTCCCGGGGGACCTCTCGGCGCGCCTCTTCGCGCTGGCACGGGACCTCCTGGGCCGCGCGCCGTTCCTCGACAAGCAGGCCCAGCCCGGCTACTTCTGGGGCACGCCGGCGCTCTCCTCGCTCCGCGTCCGCGACGTCAACTGGGTCGAGGGCTTCCACGTCGCGCTGGcgggccagcagcagcaccggcccgtcaccgccgccgccgccccgccgccctccgacgacctcgccgccgcgctgcggGACCTCGCGCGCGAGTACGGCGCGCACATGGCGCGGGTGGCGCGGGCGCTGTTcgacgccctcgccgccgcgctgggcCTCGGCAGTGAGCAGTCGTCGGCCTACCTCGCCGAGCGCGACGGGTTCCTGCGGGTGTACCGGTACCCTCCCTGCCCGGAGCCCGGGCACCTTGGGATGGAGGCCCACACCGACAGCTCCGTGCTCTCCGTCATCAACCAGGACCTCGTCGGGGGCCTGCAGGTGCTCCACGACGGCGCGTGGCGCGACGTCGCGCCGGCGGGACGCGGCGACGCCGGCACGCTGCTGGTCAACCTGGGCGACATGGCGCGGGCGATCAGCGGCGACGCCTGGCGGAGCGTGCGGCACCGGGTGGCGGCCAGCCGGGCGGCGGAGAGGCTGTCGCTGTGCTACTTCGCGTTCCCGCGCGACGACGCCGTCATCACctgcgccggcggcagcaggtACAGGCCCTTCACCTACGCCGAGTTCCGCGAGCAGGTGCAGGCCGACATCAAGGCCACCGGGTCCAAGGTCGGCCTCGAGCGCTTCCTTCGCCATTGA
- the LOC101774983 gene encoding uncharacterized protein LOC101774983, which yields MADVLVGSERRVLISGYGLPAQAPPPPESLLGRLDQIDLRLRQLEEQRRPAPAADDDGRRAQPHQVHHHHTKSLPSALQHQHVQVRGTLMDRLNLLESRIRQLSCELDLDIGGKAGGYAAAAAAAQLGMMGGSSSVAAPPAVEDPAWSDTAPMLEPCRDPAAAVMSSAPATKSAAAAADGSWSAVEILQRGARQLHRSKSSATNKVKNLKEAKCACQKEKRKAERVRTGRRWFPVGC from the exons ATGGCCGACGTGCTGGTGGGCTCCGAGCGCCGCGTCCTCATCAGCGGCTACGGCCTCCCCGCGcaggccccgccgccacccgagaGCCTGCTCGGCCGCCTCGACCAGATCGACCTCCGG TTGCGGCAGCTGGAGGAGCagcgccgcccggcccccgccgccgacgacgacggccgccgtGCGCAACCGCACCAGGttcaccaccaccacaccaAGTCCCTGCCGTCGGCGCTGCAGCACCAGCACGTACAGGTGCGGGGCACGCTCATGGACCGCCTCAACCTGCTCGAGTCGCGCATCAGGCAGCTCAGCTGCGAGCTCGACCTCGACATCGGCGGCAAGGCCGGGggctacgccgccgccgccgccgccgcccagctgGGGATGATGGGGGGCTCCTCGtccgtggcggcgccgccggcagtCGAGGACCCCGCGTGGTCCGACACCGCGCCGATGCTGGAGCCCTGCAGGgacccagcggcggcggtgatgtcGTCCGCGCCAGCCACcaagtcggcggcggcggcggcggacgggagctGGAGCGCCGTGGAGATCCTGCAGAGGGGCGCGCGCCAGCTTCACCGCAGCAAATCCAGCGCAACGAACAAG GTGAAGAATCTGAAGGAGGCGAAATGTGCATGtcagaaggagaagaggaaggcggAACGCGTCAGGACAGGCAGGAGGTGGTTCCCGGTCGGATGCTAA
- the LOC101775392 gene encoding BAG family molecular chaperone regulator 3, translated as MLGATPKARKGEPAKLGSAKEAPPAAAPTAAGNGRVTAEEVWEVRPGGMLVQKRSGGVSDDEPSRNVKPVPTIRVKVKHAGVTHEIYISSEASFGELKKLVAAKTGLHPDDQKVLYKDKERDSKAFLDMAGVKDRSKLVVVEDPEAKARRLIEQRRNGHLEKAAKAVAAVTAEVDKLAPKVAALDASVRKGEKVAENDVVQVTELLMNELLRLDAVVADGDVKAQRRMQVKRVQKYVETLDAVAAKNAAIIRKSGEKAAAKQQPPPPQQQQQQPRQQYNHHQQQQPAAAAGQTRWEMFDLLSSLPSTSSASSTTTVSSTASSGAPPTNRLDWMLF; from the exons ATGCTGGGAGCGACCCCCAAGGCGAGGAAAGGCGAGCCGGCGAAGCTGGGGTCGGCCAAGGAGGCGCCGCCGGCTGCGgcaccgacggcggcggggaacgGCAGGGTGACGGCGGAGGAGGTGTGGGAGGTGCGGCCCGGCGGGATGCTGGTGCAGAAGAGGAGCGGCGGGGTGTCGGACGACGAGCCGTCGCGCAACGTGAAGCCGGTGCCCACCATCCGCGTCAAGGTCAAGCACGCCGGCGTCACGCACGAGATCTACATCAGCTCCGAGGCGTCCTTCG GGGAGCTGAAGAAGCTGGTGGCGGCGAAGACGGGGCTCCACCCGGACGACCAGAAGGTGCTGTACAAGGACAAGGAGCGGGACTCCAAGGCGTTCCTGGACATGGCCGGCGTCAAGGACCGCTCCaagctcgtcgtcgtcgaggaccCCGAGGCCAAGGCGCGGCGGCTCATCGAGCAGCGCCGCAACGGCCACCTCGAGAAGGCCGCCAAGGCCGTCGCCGCGGTCACCGCCGAGGTCGACAAGCTCGCCCCCAAG gtggcggcgctggaCGCGTCGGTGCGCAAGGGGGAGAAAGTGGCGGAGAACGACGTGGTCCAGGTGACGGAGCTGCTCATGAACGAGCTCCTCAGGCTCGACGCGGTGGTCGCCGACGGCGACGTCAAGGCGCAGAGGCGGATGCAG GTGAAGCGCGTGCAGAAGTACGTGGAGACGCTGGACGCGGTGGCGGCCAAGAACGCCGCCATCATCCGCAAATCCGGCGAGAAGGCCGCCGCCaagcagcagccaccgccgccgcaacagcagcagcagcagccgaggCAGCAGTacaaccaccaccagcagcagcagccggcggcggcggcggggcagacGCGGTGGGAGATGTTCGACCTGCTGTCGTCGCTTCCATCCACATCCTCGGCGTCGTCGACCACCACCGTGAGCTCGACGGCGTCCtccggcgcgccgccgacgaACCGGCTGGACTGGATGCTCTTCTGA